A genome region from Streptomyces sp. NBC_01296 includes the following:
- a CDS encoding bestrophin-like domain, which produces MSEWLVLAVAMALVCALVLACTALRHRRVAEDEDTSETPDVIEYMTMMVGVVYAIVLGLAIAGVWEARGAAEDSVRREAQSLYEVTQRADVYPTPVRDRIRGEVDAYVSHTVAVDWPLLTSGQGASPQGAELLGKLRSDVTHQSPASELQAQAYQPLLDHIAAADDARHSRVQADESTLPGVVWFGLLVGGLVTVGLIFTLQIRRSGRELLLAGLFSALIVFLLFMVWSFDAPYGRDGIDSAGPFQDLFPKVALAAAAER; this is translated from the coding sequence GTGTCCGAATGGCTGGTCCTGGCCGTCGCCATGGCGCTCGTCTGCGCCCTCGTCCTCGCCTGTACCGCGCTCCGGCACCGCCGGGTCGCGGAGGACGAGGACACCAGCGAAACCCCCGACGTCATCGAGTACATGACGATGATGGTGGGCGTGGTCTACGCGATCGTGCTCGGCCTGGCCATCGCCGGCGTCTGGGAGGCGCGTGGCGCCGCCGAGGACAGCGTGCGCCGCGAGGCCCAGTCGCTGTACGAGGTCACCCAGCGCGCCGACGTCTACCCGACCCCCGTCCGCGACCGGATCCGCGGCGAGGTCGACGCGTACGTCTCCCACACCGTCGCCGTGGACTGGCCGCTGCTGACCTCGGGCCAGGGCGCCTCGCCCCAGGGCGCCGAGCTGCTCGGCAAGCTGCGCAGCGACGTCACCCACCAGAGCCCGGCGAGCGAGCTGCAGGCGCAGGCCTACCAGCCGCTGCTGGACCACATCGCGGCCGCCGACGACGCCCGGCACTCGCGCGTGCAGGCCGACGAGTCGACCCTGCCGGGCGTGGTGTGGTTCGGGCTGCTGGTCGGCGGGCTGGTCACGGTGGGGCTGATCTTCACCCTGCAGATCCGCCGGTCCGGGCGGGAGCTGCTGCTGGCGGGTCTGTTCAGCGCGCTGATCGTGTTCCTGCTGTTCATGGTGTGGAGCTTCGACGCACCCTACGGCCGGGACGGAATCGATTCCGCGGGTCCGTTCCAGGACCTGTTCCCGAAGGTGGCGCTGGCCGCGGCCGCCGAACGCTGA
- a CDS encoding MAB_1171c family putative transporter: MNGQDYYIPAAALAVSLAFKLPALRNNWRDPLLRSVCALLILAGSVFTFAAPPTIEAVNRWTGVTNFSAPLVYCLITLFSAACLVLIVNWRGGPPEATRRISRRWILGYAAVVVVLVVLFLLGETPVERLRDFDTYYANTPYIQQMIALYLTAHLVAAVVMVAMCWRWSLQVHGWLRIGLMIIVSGYIFNLSYDATKISAVVARWAGHDLDGLSTFIAPPLASIGALISAIGFVLPLLCQRLSDSWQTWTTYRRLGALWNEVQIGAPSGTPCVQMSWWAPAELRVIQRESDIHDGFLHLGPYFDLGRREEAYTRALAGGAEEETARAVADAAMVAAAVRARSADPEGAVIGASEESVLDTLGSARDLVRISHALRHSPVVAAVRRQVALTGSGPA; the protein is encoded by the coding sequence TTGAACGGCCAGGACTACTACATACCGGCAGCCGCCCTGGCGGTCTCACTCGCCTTCAAGCTGCCGGCACTACGGAACAACTGGCGCGACCCGCTCCTGCGGTCGGTCTGCGCCCTGCTGATCCTGGCCGGATCGGTGTTCACCTTCGCCGCTCCGCCCACCATCGAGGCGGTCAACCGCTGGACCGGTGTCACCAACTTCTCCGCACCGCTCGTTTACTGCCTGATCACCCTGTTCAGTGCCGCCTGCCTGGTACTGATCGTGAACTGGCGCGGCGGCCCTCCCGAAGCGACCCGGCGCATCTCGCGCCGCTGGATCCTCGGATACGCCGCGGTCGTCGTGGTGCTGGTCGTGCTCTTCCTGCTCGGCGAGACCCCGGTCGAGCGGCTGCGCGACTTCGACACCTACTACGCCAACACCCCGTACATCCAGCAGATGATCGCCCTCTACCTGACGGCGCACCTGGTGGCGGCCGTCGTGATGGTGGCCATGTGCTGGCGCTGGTCCCTCCAGGTGCACGGCTGGCTGCGGATCGGCCTGATGATCATCGTCTCGGGCTACATCTTCAACCTCAGCTACGACGCCACCAAGATCTCCGCGGTCGTCGCCCGCTGGGCCGGCCACGACCTCGACGGCCTGAGCACCTTCATCGCCCCGCCGCTCGCCTCCATCGGCGCCCTGATCAGCGCGATCGGCTTCGTACTGCCCCTGCTGTGCCAGCGGCTGTCCGACAGCTGGCAGACCTGGACGACGTACCGGCGGCTCGGCGCGCTGTGGAACGAGGTGCAGATCGGCGCCCCCAGCGGCACGCCCTGCGTGCAGATGTCCTGGTGGGCCCCGGCCGAACTGCGGGTGATCCAGCGCGAGTCGGACATCCACGACGGATTCCTGCACCTCGGCCCGTACTTCGACCTGGGCCGCCGCGAGGAGGCGTACACGCGGGCCCTCGCGGGCGGGGCGGAGGAGGAGACGGCGCGCGCGGTCGCCGACGCGGCGATGGTCGCGGCCGCCGTCCGGGCCCGCTCGGCGGACCCGGAGGGTGCGGTCATCGGGGCCAGCGAGGAGAGCGTCCTCGACACCTTGGGCAGCGCGCGCGACCTCGTACGGATCTCCCACGCGCTGCGGCATTCGCCGGTGGTGGCGGCCGTACGCCGGCAGGTCGCGCTGACGGGGAGCGGACCGGCCTGA
- a CDS encoding DoxX family protein — protein MDVLVLIGRLLFIGLFAASGVNHLTQTKAMAGYAASRGLPLAVPATVASGLVMLVGAVSVGVGLWADIGALLLAAFSFSVAVLMHGFWAEKDPQAKMMEQSQFFKDVSLGGAALVLFAFFAYAGHDLGLMVTGPAFSLG, from the coding sequence ATGGATGTGCTGGTGCTCATCGGCCGTCTGCTGTTCATCGGCCTCTTCGCCGCTTCCGGGGTGAACCACCTGACCCAGACCAAGGCGATGGCCGGATACGCGGCATCCCGCGGACTGCCCCTCGCCGTCCCCGCCACCGTCGCCAGCGGGCTGGTCATGCTCGTCGGCGCCGTGAGCGTGGGCGTCGGCCTGTGGGCCGACATCGGGGCGCTGCTGCTGGCCGCGTTCTCCTTCTCCGTCGCCGTCCTGATGCACGGCTTCTGGGCCGAGAAGGACCCGCAGGCCAAGATGATGGAGCAGTCCCAGTTCTTCAAGGACGTGTCGCTCGGCGGCGCGGCCCTGGTCCTGTTCGCGTTCTTCGCCTACGCCGGCCACGACCTCGGGCTCATGGTCACCGGCCCCGCGTTCTCTCTTGGCTAG
- a CDS encoding RNA polymerase sigma factor — MSQWDPPARLSYWAFHANRRPSYMRFAYLQLGSDTAAEDAVDATFDSIMNEWLRMLHMDRLDAYAWTILKQRLVDRQQRRSTWPEPMDISAFEAALKEAHADQYEVLTDTIRFYSAVSRLAERQRDAVLLRYGLQCTPGEAASVMGVDEATVRSQLGQAHRRLARMLDTSAES, encoded by the coding sequence ATGAGTCAGTGGGACCCGCCGGCACGCCTGTCGTACTGGGCCTTCCACGCCAACCGGAGGCCCTCGTACATGCGTTTCGCGTACCTGCAGCTGGGCTCCGACACGGCTGCCGAGGACGCGGTGGACGCCACCTTCGACTCGATCATGAACGAGTGGTTACGCATGCTCCACATGGACCGGCTCGACGCGTACGCCTGGACCATCCTCAAGCAACGGCTGGTCGACCGGCAGCAGCGGCGCAGCACCTGGCCCGAACCGATGGACATCAGCGCCTTCGAGGCCGCCCTCAAGGAGGCCCACGCCGACCAGTACGAGGTGCTGACCGACACCATCCGCTTCTACTCCGCCGTGTCCCGGCTCGCCGAGCGCCAGCGCGACGCCGTGCTGCTGCGCTACGGGCTCCAGTGCACCCCCGGCGAGGCCGCCTCCGTGATGGGCGTCGACGAGGCCACCGTCCGCTCGCAGCTCGGCCAGGCCCACCGGCGGCTCGCCCGCATGCTCGACACCTCCGCCGAATCATGA
- a CDS encoding helix-turn-helix domain-containing protein gives MTDGFPAPVAVANAPLAATVTRVAELAGKMGRDLNKVFDLRRLSEASGVPADVVRSLLDGRPAVEPCLQTRFLQRLDLLRRTRLKPNGRRYTQQEIADGAGMSRQQAGALINGDRRPTMEHCDAIQRFFGVHAGFLTAHDAEALTDALQRTEQQLLQDFAGRTRETVPAPAASTGDPLARLLQNHGVRGIAWRAAQLPSDKHRDKVTEWLDMLLESVKPNE, from the coding sequence GTGACAGACGGCTTCCCGGCTCCCGTCGCGGTGGCCAACGCGCCCCTGGCAGCCACCGTCACGCGCGTCGCCGAACTCGCGGGCAAGATGGGCCGCGACCTGAACAAGGTCTTCGACCTGCGCCGCCTCTCGGAGGCCTCCGGCGTCCCCGCCGACGTGGTCAGGTCCCTGCTGGACGGCCGGCCCGCCGTCGAGCCCTGCCTGCAGACGCGCTTCCTCCAGCGTCTCGACCTGCTCCGGCGCACCCGGCTGAAGCCGAACGGGCGCCGCTACACCCAGCAGGAGATCGCGGACGGCGCCGGCATGTCGCGGCAGCAGGCCGGCGCCCTGATCAACGGCGACCGCCGGCCCACCATGGAGCACTGCGACGCGATCCAGCGCTTCTTCGGCGTCCACGCCGGGTTCCTCACCGCGCACGACGCGGAAGCCCTCACCGACGCGCTCCAGCGGACCGAGCAGCAGCTGCTCCAGGACTTCGCGGGCCGCACGCGCGAAACCGTACCCGCCCCGGCGGCTTCGACCGGCGATCCGCTGGCAAGACTCCTGCAGAACCACGGTGTGCGGGGCATCGCCTGGCGCGCCGCCCAACTGCCCAGCGACAAGCACCGGGACAAGGTGACCGAATGGCTGGACATGCTCCTCGAAAGCGTCAAACCGAATGAATGA
- the fdhD gene encoding formate dehydrogenase accessory sulfurtransferase FdhD: protein MGRVTERRRVVRVRNGVAGVRPDTLVAEEPLEIRLSGKPLAITMRTPGDDFALAVGFLVSEGVLGSASDVRAVTYCEGATEDGSNTYNIVNVQLAPGVPLPDITLERNVYTTSSCGLCGKASLDAVRTATRFPLQRSAAEDTVRIPAELLGELPDRLRAAQKVFDRTGGLHAAGLFSPQGELLDLREDVGRHNAVDKIVGRAFRAGLLPLAGAVLLVSGRASFELAQKAVMAGIPILAAVSAPSSLAVDLALDSGLTLVGFLRGQNMNIYAGEERIIL, encoded by the coding sequence ATGGGACGGGTCACCGAGCGCCGTCGTGTCGTGCGGGTGCGGAACGGGGTGGCCGGGGTGCGCCCGGACACGCTGGTCGCCGAGGAGCCGCTGGAGATACGGCTGAGCGGCAAACCGCTCGCCATCACGATGCGCACGCCCGGCGACGATTTCGCGCTGGCGGTGGGCTTCCTGGTGAGCGAGGGCGTGCTCGGCTCCGCGTCGGACGTACGGGCCGTGACCTACTGCGAGGGGGCGACGGAGGACGGCTCGAACACCTACAACATCGTGAACGTGCAGCTCGCGCCCGGGGTGCCGCTGCCGGACATCACCCTCGAACGGAACGTCTACACCACGTCCTCCTGCGGCCTGTGCGGAAAGGCCAGCCTCGACGCGGTCCGCACGGCGACCCGTTTCCCGCTCCAGCGGAGCGCGGCCGAGGACACCGTACGGATTCCCGCGGAGCTCCTCGGCGAGCTGCCGGACCGGCTGCGTGCGGCACAGAAGGTCTTCGACCGCACCGGCGGCCTGCACGCGGCCGGGCTGTTCTCCCCGCAGGGCGAGCTGCTGGACCTGCGGGAGGACGTCGGCCGGCACAACGCCGTGGACAAGATCGTCGGCCGGGCCTTCCGGGCCGGCCTGCTCCCGCTGGCGGGCGCGGTGCTGCTGGTGTCCGGCCGGGCCTCGTTCGAGCTCGCACAGAAGGCGGTGATGGCGGGCATCCCGATCCTGGCCGCCGTCTCTGCGCCGTCCTCGCTGGCCGTGGACCTGGCGCTGGACTCGGGCCTGACCCTGGTCGGCTTCCTGCGCGGACAGAACATGAACATCTACGCGGGCGAGGAACGGATCATCCTGTAG
- a CDS encoding beta-ketoacyl-ACP synthase III: protein MIGSRVVALGHYQPAKVITNEDLAAMVDTNDEWIRSRVGIKTRHMAGPDEPVDELAYQAAGKALAGAGLSPDDIDLVLVATSTAIDRSPNMAARVAAKLGMGGSPAVMDLNVVCSGFTHALATADHAIRAGSATRALVIGADKMTEITDWSDRTTCVLTGDGAGAAVVEACEEPGIGPVLWGSVPEMGHAVRIEGSPPVFAQEGQSVYRWTTSQLPPLARKVCEKAGVAPEELAAVVLHQANLRIIEPLAAKIGAVNAVVARDVVDSGNTSAASIPMALSKLVQRGEIPTGAPVLLFGFGGNLSYAGQVIRCP from the coding sequence ATGATCGGTTCACGCGTGGTGGCGCTAGGGCACTACCAGCCCGCGAAAGTGATCACCAACGAGGACCTCGCGGCGATGGTCGACACCAACGACGAGTGGATCCGCTCCCGGGTCGGCATCAAGACCCGGCACATGGCGGGCCCCGACGAACCGGTGGACGAGCTGGCCTACCAGGCCGCGGGCAAGGCCCTCGCCGGTGCCGGTCTGTCCCCGGACGACATCGACCTCGTCCTGGTGGCCACCTCCACCGCGATCGACCGTTCGCCCAACATGGCCGCCCGCGTCGCCGCCAAGCTGGGCATGGGCGGCAGCCCGGCCGTCATGGACCTCAACGTGGTCTGTTCGGGCTTCACGCACGCCCTGGCCACCGCCGACCACGCGATCCGGGCCGGCTCGGCCACCCGCGCGCTGGTCATCGGCGCCGACAAGATGACCGAGATCACCGACTGGAGCGACCGCACCACCTGTGTGCTGACCGGCGACGGTGCGGGCGCGGCCGTGGTCGAGGCCTGCGAGGAGCCCGGCATCGGACCGGTCCTGTGGGGCTCGGTCCCGGAGATGGGCCACGCGGTCCGGATCGAGGGCTCGCCGCCGGTCTTCGCCCAGGAGGGCCAGTCCGTCTACCGCTGGACCACCAGCCAGCTCCCGCCGCTGGCCCGCAAGGTGTGCGAGAAGGCCGGGGTCGCTCCCGAGGAGCTGGCCGCCGTCGTGCTGCACCAGGCGAACCTGCGGATCATCGAGCCGCTCGCCGCGAAGATCGGCGCCGTCAACGCGGTCGTCGCCCGCGATGTCGTGGACTCCGGCAACACCTCGGCCGCCAGCATCCCGATGGCGCTCTCGAAGCTGGTCCAGCGCGGTGAGATCCCCACCGGCGCCCCGGTCCTCCTCTTCGGCTTCGGCGGCAACCTCTCGTACGCGGGCCAGGTCATCCGCTGCCCGTAG
- a CDS encoding toxin-antitoxin system, toxin component yields the protein MSIGREQRRLCSELVAGLRLTAPVEPVDLYAALCEGMSKHRGRRVDFRMASFPPGTASGLWLDMADRDLVVIEERTAPDHQLVILGHELWHMKAGHCSHHVDGAAVAARLLTDEADLGETVRRVAARTRADVSEETEAETFGLLLGSRCRTWLAGSASHRAPAQRDQLAGRIEASLGYRGHRNDR from the coding sequence GTGAGCATAGGCAGAGAGCAGCGCCGGTTGTGCAGCGAACTGGTGGCCGGGCTCCGGCTGACGGCGCCCGTGGAGCCCGTGGACCTCTACGCCGCCCTCTGCGAGGGCATGAGCAAGCACCGCGGCCGCCGGGTGGACTTCCGGATGGCCTCGTTCCCGCCGGGGACGGCCAGCGGCCTGTGGCTCGACATGGCGGACCGCGATCTGGTGGTCATCGAGGAACGCACCGCGCCGGACCACCAGCTGGTCATCCTGGGCCACGAGCTGTGGCACATGAAGGCCGGCCACTGCAGCCACCACGTCGACGGAGCCGCCGTCGCCGCCCGGCTGCTGACCGACGAGGCCGATCTCGGCGAGACCGTCCGGCGCGTCGCCGCGCGCACGCGCGCCGACGTCTCGGAGGAGACCGAGGCGGAGACGTTCGGTTTACTGCTGGGCAGCCGCTGCCGGACCTGGCTCGCCGGTTCCGCGAGCCACCGGGCGCCCGCACAGCGTGACCAGTTGGCGGGCCGCATCGAGGCCTCGCTCGGATACCGGGGGCACAGGAACGACCGTTGA
- a CDS encoding bile acid:sodium symporter family protein: protein MRRPQIPSRLPLDPYVLALLGTVGLAALLPARGPAGTLAEGAATGAVALLFFLYGARLSTREALDGLRHWRLHLTVLACTFVLFPLLGLAARGLVPTLLTPPLHSGLLFLCLVPSTIQSSIAFTSIARGNVPAAICAGSFSSLAGIFLTPLLAAGLLGNSAGGFSLDSLVKIVLQLLLPFLLGQVLRPWVGGFLVRRKRVLGYVDRGSILLVVYAAFSAGMAAGIWHQVSVPRLAVLLAVEAVLLAVMLLVSWYGAKRLGFGRADRIAIQFAGSKKSLAAGLPMASVLFGAQASLAVLPLMLFHQMQLMVCAVLARRRARDAGSAADGELPAGHVVEVSSGAQHPARQAR, encoded by the coding sequence ATGCGCCGCCCGCAGATACCTTCCCGGCTGCCCCTGGACCCGTACGTCCTGGCCCTCCTCGGCACCGTCGGCCTCGCCGCGCTGCTGCCCGCCCGCGGGCCGGCCGGCACCCTCGCCGAGGGCGCCGCCACCGGGGCCGTGGCCCTGCTCTTCTTCCTCTACGGCGCCCGGCTGTCCACCCGCGAGGCCCTCGACGGCCTGCGCCACTGGCGGCTCCACCTGACCGTGCTGGCCTGTACCTTCGTCCTCTTCCCGCTGCTCGGCCTGGCCGCCCGCGGGCTGGTCCCCACCCTGCTCACGCCCCCGCTCCACAGCGGACTGCTCTTCCTGTGCCTGGTCCCCTCGACCATCCAGTCCTCGATCGCCTTCACCTCGATCGCCCGCGGCAACGTCCCCGCGGCGATCTGCGCGGGCTCGTTCTCCAGCCTCGCCGGCATCTTCCTCACCCCGCTCCTCGCCGCCGGCCTGCTCGGCAACAGCGCGGGCGGGTTCTCCCTCGACTCCCTCGTCAAGATCGTCCTCCAGCTCCTGCTGCCGTTCCTGCTGGGGCAGGTACTGCGGCCCTGGGTCGGCGGTTTCCTGGTCCGGCGGAAGAGGGTCCTCGGATACGTCGACCGCGGCTCGATCCTGCTCGTCGTCTACGCCGCGTTCAGCGCGGGCATGGCCGCCGGGATCTGGCACCAGGTCAGCGTCCCGCGTCTGGCCGTCCTGCTGGCGGTGGAGGCCGTACTGCTCGCCGTCATGCTGCTGGTCAGCTGGTACGGGGCGAAGCGGCTCGGGTTCGGCCGGGCGGACCGGATCGCCATCCAGTTCGCCGGGTCGAAGAAGAGCCTCGCGGCCGGACTGCCCATGGCCAGCGTGCTGTTCGGGGCCCAGGCGAGCCTCGCGGTGCTGCCGCTGATGCTGTTCCACCAGATGCAGCTGATGGTGTGTGCGGTACTGGCGCGCCGACGGGCCCGGGACGCCGGGTCTGCAGCCGACGGCGAACTGCCCGCCGGACATGTGGTGGAGGTCTCCTCCGGAGCCCAACACCCCGCACGGCAGGCCCGGTAA
- a CDS encoding (2Fe-2S) ferredoxin domain-containing protein, which yields MTWIRPLAAHAERPCTLVVCRGCCCGDPRKNPGSDHAGQLARLREAAAASGGRLAVRTSDCLGPCAQANVIVVQPTTEARRRGARATWFGWALDDTATDEVIAWAQSGGPGVTPVPATLDLHRIDPPEPEPRPEAKRRTRRGR from the coding sequence GTGACCTGGATTCGCCCGCTCGCCGCCCACGCCGAACGCCCCTGCACCCTCGTGGTCTGCCGCGGCTGCTGCTGCGGGGACCCCCGCAAGAACCCCGGCTCCGACCACGCCGGCCAGCTGGCCCGGCTGCGTGAGGCCGCCGCCGCGTCGGGGGGCCGGCTGGCCGTCCGTACGAGCGACTGCCTCGGGCCGTGCGCGCAGGCCAATGTCATCGTGGTCCAGCCCACCACCGAGGCCCGCCGCAGGGGCGCCCGCGCGACCTGGTTCGGCTGGGCCCTGGACGACACCGCGACCGACGAGGTCATCGCGTGGGCGCAATCCGGCGGCCCGGGCGTCACCCCCGTCCCGGCGACGCTCGACCTCCACCGCATCGACCCGCCCGAGCCCGAGCCCAGGCCGGAAGCGAAGCGCCGCACCCGCCGGGGCCGCTGA
- the metG gene encoding methionine--tRNA ligase has translation MARHLITSALPYINGIKHLGNMVGSMLPADVYSRYLRQRGHDVLYICATDEHGTPAELAAKEAGVSVAEFCAQAHDAQKAVYDGFELSFDYFGRSSSQQNAEITQHFARRLQENGFIEERAIRQVYSPVDGRFLPDRYVEGTCPHCGYDKARGDQCENCTRVLDPTDLIEPRSAISGSTELEVRETKHLFLLQSKLQHEVEAWVAEHEEEWPQLASSIARKWLTEGLHDRAITRDLDWGVPVPADTWPELAADGKVFYVWFDAPIEYIASTKEWADADPATRDYKSWWYEAEDVRYTQFMAKDNVPFHTVMFPATEIGTREPWKKVDYVKAFNWLTYYGGKFSTSQKRGVFTDQALETLPADFWRYFLIANAPESDDSSFTWEHFAATVNKDLGGTLGNFVNRVLTFSRKKFGDEVPAGSPAGEVEAKLGEQIAELLAEYEGHMESLQYRKAAAALRALWSAGNAYLDEKAPWQEVKTDLDGAALTLRTAMNLIHLYSVVSEPFIPASARVMRSAFALADDTATWITPEQARSLDAVAAGTPFTVPPVLFARITEEDLESYRERFGGTEAG, from the coding sequence ATGGCTCGACACCTGATCACCAGCGCGCTTCCCTACATCAACGGGATCAAGCACCTGGGCAACATGGTCGGGTCGATGCTTCCGGCGGATGTGTACTCCCGGTACCTCCGCCAGCGCGGCCATGACGTCCTGTACATCTGCGCCACCGACGAGCACGGCACCCCCGCCGAGCTCGCCGCCAAGGAGGCCGGCGTCTCGGTCGCCGAATTCTGTGCGCAGGCGCACGACGCCCAGAAGGCGGTCTACGACGGCTTCGAGCTGTCCTTCGACTACTTCGGCCGCAGCTCCTCGCAGCAGAACGCCGAGATCACCCAGCACTTCGCCCGCCGGCTGCAGGAGAACGGCTTCATCGAGGAGCGCGCGATCCGGCAGGTCTACTCGCCGGTCGACGGCCGCTTCCTGCCGGACCGCTACGTCGAGGGCACCTGCCCGCACTGCGGCTACGACAAGGCCCGCGGCGACCAGTGCGAGAACTGCACCCGCGTCCTGGACCCCACGGACCTGATCGAGCCCCGCTCGGCCATCTCCGGCTCCACCGAGCTCGAGGTCCGCGAGACCAAGCACCTCTTCCTCCTCCAGTCCAAGCTCCAGCACGAGGTCGAGGCCTGGGTCGCGGAGCACGAGGAGGAGTGGCCGCAGCTGGCGTCCTCCATCGCCCGCAAGTGGCTGACCGAGGGCCTGCACGACCGCGCGATCACCCGCGACCTCGACTGGGGCGTCCCGGTCCCGGCCGACACGTGGCCCGAACTGGCCGCCGACGGCAAGGTCTTCTACGTCTGGTTCGACGCCCCGATCGAGTACATCGCCTCCACCAAGGAGTGGGCGGACGCCGACCCGGCCACCCGCGACTACAAGTCCTGGTGGTACGAGGCCGAGGACGTGCGCTACACGCAGTTCATGGCCAAGGACAACGTCCCGTTCCACACGGTGATGTTCCCCGCCACCGAGATCGGCACCCGCGAGCCCTGGAAGAAGGTCGACTACGTCAAGGCCTTCAACTGGCTGACGTACTACGGCGGCAAGTTCTCCACCTCGCAGAAGCGCGGCGTCTTCACCGACCAGGCGCTGGAGACCCTCCCGGCCGACTTCTGGCGCTACTTCCTCATCGCCAACGCGCCCGAGTCCGACGACTCGTCCTTCACGTGGGAGCACTTCGCGGCCACGGTCAACAAGGACCTCGGAGGCACCCTCGGCAACTTCGTCAACCGCGTGCTGACCTTCTCCCGCAAGAAGTTCGGCGACGAGGTCCCGGCCGGCAGCCCGGCCGGCGAGGTCGAGGCCAAGCTGGGCGAGCAGATCGCCGAGCTGCTGGCCGAGTACGAGGGCCACATGGAGTCCCTCCAGTACCGCAAGGCCGCGGCCGCGCTGCGCGCGCTGTGGTCCGCCGGCAACGCGTACCTCGACGAGAAGGCCCCCTGGCAGGAGGTCAAGACCGACCTGGACGGCGCGGCCCTCACGCTGCGCACCGCGATGAACCTGATCCACCTCTACTCGGTGGTCTCGGAGCCGTTCATCCCCGCCTCGGCGCGCGTCATGCGCTCCGCTTTCGCGCTCGCCGACGACACGGCGACGTGGATCACCCCGGAGCAGGCCAGGTCGCTGGACGCGGTTGCGGCGGGCACGCCGTTCACCGTGCCGCCGGTGCTCTTCGCGCGGATCACCGAGGAGGACCTCGAGTCCTACCGCGAGCGCTTCGGCGGCACCGAGGCCGGCTGA
- a CDS encoding LysR substrate-binding domain-containing protein: protein MYDPVQLRTFLTVAQTLSFTQAAGRLGVRQSTVSQHVRRLEEATGRQLFLRDTHSVELTEDGEALLGFARTILEAHERAAAYFTGTRLRGRLRFGASEDFVLTRLPEILEGFRHEHPEVDLELSVELSGTLHERLDAGRLDLVLAKRRGPGDERGRLVWRDRMVWIGAEGLRVDPDRPVPLIVFPPPGITRARALEVLERDGRAWRIACTSGSLSGLVAAARAGLGVMAHTRGLIPPGLVRVPGLPELGPVEFALLRGGRSSPAAEALAAAILSGADRLTRPA from the coding sequence ATGTACGACCCCGTCCAGTTGCGCACCTTCCTCACGGTCGCCCAGACGCTCAGCTTCACCCAGGCCGCCGGCCGGCTCGGCGTCCGGCAGTCCACGGTCAGCCAGCACGTACGGCGGCTCGAGGAGGCGACGGGGCGGCAGCTCTTCCTCCGGGACACGCACAGCGTGGAGCTGACGGAGGACGGCGAGGCGCTGCTGGGCTTCGCCCGGACGATCCTGGAGGCGCACGAGCGCGCGGCGGCCTACTTCACGGGGACGCGGCTGCGGGGGCGGCTGCGGTTCGGGGCGTCGGAGGACTTCGTGCTGACCCGGCTCCCGGAGATCCTCGAGGGCTTCCGCCACGAGCATCCCGAGGTGGACCTCGAGCTGTCCGTCGAGCTGTCCGGGACCCTGCACGAACGGCTGGACGCGGGGCGGCTCGACCTCGTCCTGGCGAAGCGGCGCGGCCCGGGGGACGAGCGGGGCCGGCTGGTGTGGCGGGACCGGATGGTGTGGATCGGCGCGGAGGGGCTGCGGGTGGACCCGGACCGGCCCGTGCCGCTGATCGTCTTCCCGCCGCCGGGGATCACCCGGGCCCGGGCGCTGGAGGTGCTCGAGCGGGACGGGCGGGCGTGGCGGATCGCGTGCACGAGCGGCAGCCTGAGCGGGCTGGTCGCGGCCGCGCGGGCAGGCCTGGGCGTGATGGCGCACACGCGGGGGCTGATCCCGCCGGGGCTGGTCAGGGTGCCGGGGCTGCCGGAGCTGGGCCCGGTGGAGTTCGCGCTGCTGCGGGGCGGGCGGAGCTCGCCGGCCGCGGAGGCACTCGCGGCCGCGATCCTCTCCGGCGCGGACCGCCTCACCCGCCCCGCCTGA